In a single window of the Candidatus Zixiibacteriota bacterium genome:
- the fliP gene encoding flagellar type III secretion system pore protein FliP (The bacterial flagellar biogenesis protein FliP forms a type III secretion system (T3SS)-type pore required for flagellar assembly.), whose product MSTRTIAILSLALVLLLSAGSFAQALPSVSIQFGQGNDTKTMSTTLQILLLLTVLALAPSILVMTTSFIRIVIVMSFLRQALGTNQLPPSQLIMGISLVMTIFVMSPVANQINQTAFQPYLKGEISQKELYDRGVEPLRAFMLKQTREKDLALFVKYAGLEKPASINDVPTYVVVPGFILSELRTSFTIAFVIFIPFLVIDMVVASVLMSMGMMMLPPILVALPFKILLFVMVDGWYLIVKSLLESFAVAGG is encoded by the coding sequence ATGAGCACCCGGACCATCGCCATTCTGTCGCTGGCTCTCGTGCTGTTGCTTTCAGCCGGATCATTCGCCCAAGCGCTGCCGTCGGTCTCGATTCAATTCGGCCAGGGCAACGATACCAAGACGATGTCCACCACGCTGCAGATTCTGCTGCTTCTGACCGTACTGGCGCTGGCGCCGTCAATTCTGGTGATGACCACCTCGTTCATCCGCATCGTCATCGTCATGTCGTTCTTGCGCCAGGCACTTGGCACCAACCAGTTGCCGCCCTCGCAATTGATCATGGGCATCTCGTTGGTGATGACGATCTTCGTGATGTCGCCCGTCGCCAACCAGATTAACCAGACCGCCTTCCAGCCCTACTTGAAGGGCGAAATCAGTCAGAAGGAACTCTACGATCGCGGCGTCGAACCGCTGCGCGCCTTCATGCTCAAGCAAACCCGCGAGAAAGACCTCGCGCTCTTCGTCAAATACGCCGGTCTCGAGAAACCGGCCTCGATCAATGACGTCCCGACCTACGTGGTTGTGCCCGGCTTCATCCTGTCTGAACTGCGCACCTCCTTCACGATCGCCTTCGTCATCTTCATTCCGTTTCTCGTGATCGATATGGTGGTCGCCTCGGTCTTGATGTCAATGGGCATGATGATGCTACCACCCATTCTGGTAGCTTTGCCGTTCAAAATTCTTCTGTTCGTGATGGTGGACGGCTGGTACCTGATCGTCAAATCACTGCTCGAAAGTTTTGCCGTCGCCGGAGGATAA
- the fliO gene encoding flagellar biosynthetic protein FliO, with amino-acid sequence MKRTLFSIGSLILFGSASVLAQEEPAPDFGSDIGPTLLQLAGALLLIIIIIYASVWLMKRYTVGKSPAGGDLIKVIDRRHLTPKQAIYVVKVGDKHILVGATESGINKLCDVELPAPPVTGPLGAASTPNSKFSQFLRQAKETLMPRTAVKESEVKL; translated from the coding sequence ATGAAACGAACACTGTTCAGCATCGGATCGCTGATCTTGTTCGGCAGTGCCTCCGTCCTGGCTCAGGAAGAGCCGGCCCCGGATTTCGGCAGCGATATCGGCCCCACGCTTCTGCAGCTGGCCGGTGCGCTCCTGCTGATCATCATCATCATCTACGCCTCGGTCTGGCTGATGAAACGCTATACGGTCGGGAAGTCTCCCGCCGGCGGCGACCTCATCAAAGTCATCGACCGCCGCCATCTCACTCCGAAACAGGCCATCTACGTCGTCAAGGTTGGCGATAAGCACATCCTCGTCGGTGCCACCGAATCCGGAATCAACAAGTTGTGTGACGTCGAATTACCCGCACCGCCGGTCACCGGCCCGCTGGGTGCCGCCAGCACGCCGAACTCCAAGTTCAGCCAATTCCTGCGCCAGGCGAAAGAGACCCTGATGCCGCGTACCGCTGTTAAAGAATCCGAGGTAAAGCTATGA
- the fliN gene encoding flagellar motor switch protein FliN, with product MADNLNTGLPPGEEDNLAGRVPGGPEAAPSAKQSPPAIPADQLASPASIDDEVERQMLEELARAEAHDATTAQPATVQSVEFDRFARSAPVGQPRNIDILLDVKLPVSIELGRTEMTIREILELGSGSVVELTKLAGEPVDLLVNNKIVARGEVVVVDENFGLRVTSLISPEDRLKSL from the coding sequence ATGGCTGATAATCTCAACACCGGACTCCCGCCCGGCGAGGAAGACAACCTCGCGGGCCGTGTCCCCGGCGGACCGGAGGCCGCTCCCTCGGCTAAACAATCGCCGCCGGCGATCCCCGCCGACCAACTGGCCTCGCCCGCTTCGATCGATGACGAGGTCGAACGGCAGATGCTCGAGGAACTGGCGCGAGCCGAAGCTCACGATGCCACGACGGCCCAGCCGGCTACCGTCCAGTCCGTCGAGTTCGACCGCTTCGCGCGCTCCGCGCCGGTGGGCCAACCCCGCAATATCGACATCCTGCTGGATGTCAAGCTGCCGGTTTCGATCGAACTCGGACGCACCGAGATGACGATTCGGGAAATCCTCGAACTCGGCTCCGGCTCGGTCGTCGAATTGACCAAACTCGCCGGCGAACCGGTCGACTTGCTGGTGAACAACAAAATCGTCGCAAGAGGAGAAGTCGTAGTTGTCGACGAGAATTTCGGACTGCGCGTAACCAGTCTGATCTCGCCGGAAGACAGACTCAAGAGCTTGTAA
- the fliM gene encoding flagellar motor switch protein FliM, producing the protein MAKILSQDEIDALLSTVSSTEDIDSKLKSADDASRSIVAYDFKHPNRVSKDQIRTLESLHDNFAGHLGSSLSAIQRAMVDIELVSVDQITYSELIMSLVNPSNVFTINLEPLEGRCLIDFNPTLAFLFIDRMFGGVGRILESERELTGIERAVLSKIARNVFKELERTWTSVIKLQVRQHSFETNPQFVQIVPPGETVIVIGMQVKMLGNSGLLTICYPYVTLEPIMKDLIGNTWVDQSKKGDYEESRQLNINNLQDVTADVAAQLGTATLTVRDFMNLKLGDVIQLDQRIAEPLEISVRGRKKFLARPGIVGKKMGIQVVGTTEEQEQING; encoded by the coding sequence GTGGCGAAAATTCTGTCACAGGATGAAATTGATGCCCTCCTTTCGACGGTCTCGTCGACGGAGGACATCGACTCCAAATTGAAATCGGCCGACGATGCCTCCCGCTCGATCGTCGCCTACGATTTCAAACATCCGAATCGCGTCTCCAAAGACCAGATTCGGACGCTGGAAAGCCTGCATGATAATTTCGCCGGCCATCTCGGTTCCAGCCTGTCGGCGATCCAGCGCGCCATGGTCGACATTGAACTCGTCAGCGTCGACCAGATCACCTACTCCGAACTGATCATGTCGCTGGTGAACCCCTCCAACGTCTTCACGATTAACCTTGAGCCGTTGGAAGGTCGCTGCCTGATCGATTTCAACCCGACGCTCGCGTTCCTCTTTATCGATCGCATGTTCGGCGGCGTCGGACGCATCCTCGAGTCCGAGCGCGAACTGACCGGTATCGAGCGCGCTGTCTTGTCCAAGATCGCTCGTAATGTGTTCAAGGAGCTGGAGCGAACCTGGACCTCGGTCATCAAGCTGCAAGTGCGCCAGCACTCCTTCGAAACCAACCCGCAATTCGTGCAAATCGTGCCCCCCGGCGAAACCGTAATCGTCATCGGCATGCAGGTTAAGATGCTCGGTAATTCCGGGCTGCTGACGATCTGCTATCCCTACGTCACCCTCGAACCGATCATGAAGGATCTGATCGGCAACACCTGGGTTGACCAGTCCAAGAAGGGCGATTACGAGGAAAGCCGTCAGTTGAACATCAACAACCTGCAGGACGTCACGGCAGACGTCGCCGCCCAGCTCGGAACCGCTACTCTGACCGTCCGCGACTTCATGAACCTCAAACTCGGCGACGTCATCCAACTCGATCAGCGTATCGCCGAACCGTTGGAAATCTCTGTGCGTGGAAGAAAGAAGTTCTTGGCCCGTCCCGGTATTGTCGGCAAGAAAATGGGAATTCAAGTCGTCGGGACGACGGAAGAACAGGAGCAGATAAATGGCTGA